The following proteins are co-located in the Flavobacterium sp. CECT 9288 genome:
- a CDS encoding aspartate aminotransferase family protein: MNLFDVYPLYSITPVKALDCTITDENGIEYLDLYGGHGVISIGHTQPDYVTALKKQLDNISFYSNAIQNPLQVELAQKLGKLSGLEDYTLFLCSSGAEANENALKLASFHNHKSRVIAFENSFHGRTSAAVAVTDNKKIVAPINAQQIVTFLPLNNIELVENELKKGDVSSVIIEGIQGVGGLDQGTTAFFQDLEKICAAYDVVLILDEVQSGYGRSGKFFAHQHHDIKADIICLAKGMGNGFPIGGIMISPKFTASYGLLGTTFGGNHLACAAGIAVLDVMEKQQLMDNVNDVYAYFLEAIKQIPEVIQVKGRGLMLGVEFDFDVSTLRKKMIIDKHIFTGNANNKNLLRILPPLTITKPAIDLFIKALQEALVEIK; the protein is encoded by the coding sequence ATGAACTTATTTGACGTTTACCCATTATACAGCATCACACCAGTAAAAGCATTAGATTGCACTATTACAGACGAAAACGGAATAGAATATTTAGATTTATACGGCGGTCATGGTGTAATTTCCATTGGACACACCCAACCAGACTATGTCACTGCCTTAAAAAAACAATTAGACAACATCAGTTTCTATTCAAATGCTATTCAGAATCCACTGCAAGTTGAATTAGCCCAAAAGTTAGGGAAACTTTCAGGATTAGAGGACTACACTTTATTCTTGTGCAGTTCCGGAGCCGAAGCCAATGAAAACGCTTTGAAATTAGCCTCGTTTCACAACCATAAATCGCGCGTAATTGCTTTTGAGAATTCCTTTCATGGTAGGACTTCTGCAGCAGTTGCAGTGACTGACAATAAAAAAATTGTGGCACCAATCAATGCACAGCAAATTGTTACTTTTTTACCCTTGAACAACATTGAATTGGTTGAAAACGAACTCAAAAAAGGCGATGTTTCTTCGGTAATAATTGAAGGTATTCAAGGAGTGGGCGGCTTAGACCAAGGTACCACAGCATTTTTTCAAGATTTAGAAAAAATATGCGCAGCTTATGATGTTGTTTTAATTCTAGACGAAGTACAATCCGGATACGGAAGAAGCGGAAAGTTTTTTGCACACCAACATCATGATATTAAAGCCGATATAATTTGTTTAGCAAAGGGAATGGGGAACGGTTTTCCTATAGGTGGGATTATGATTTCTCCAAAATTCACAGCTAGTTACGGATTATTAGGAACTACTTTTGGAGGAAACCATTTAGCTTGTGCAGCCGGAATTGCAGTTTTGGACGTAATGGAAAAGCAACAATTAATGGATAATGTAAATGACGTTTATGCCTATTTTCTGGAAGCAATCAAACAAATCCCTGAAGTAATTCAAGTTAAAGGAAGAGGATTAATGCTGGGCGTAGAATTTGATTTTGACGTAAGTACACTTCGTAAAAAGATGATTATCGACAAACATATTTTTACTGGAAATGCAAACAACAAAAACTTACTGCGCATTTTACCTCCTTTAACAATAACAAAACCAGCAATCGACTTGTTTATAAAAGCCTTACAAGAAGCTTTAGTCGAGATAAAATAG
- the argC gene encoding N-acetyl-gamma-glutamyl-phosphate reductase, translating to MITIGIIGGSGYTAGELIRILMFHPHATIDFVFSTTNAGKPLSVAHHDLLGDIEMNFTDTVNPNVNVVFLCLGHGKSKSFLEQNQFASHTKIIDLGNDFRLTKDKEFNEKSFVYGLPELNKSAIKNAQFIANPGCFATAIQLALLPLAKAGILTTDVHINATTGSTGAGVTPSETTHFSWRSNNMSHYKAFEHQHLGEINQSVHQLQADYANELIFVPNRGDFARGIFATLYTTIEDSLEDLVAKYETYYQDQPFVTVTTTGINMKQVVQTNKCIISLMKKGNRLLITSVIDNLTKGASGQAIQNMNLMFGLDETTGLHLKPSGF from the coding sequence ATGATTACTATCGGTATAATAGGTGGATCAGGATATACAGCAGGAGAATTAATTAGAATTCTAATGTTTCATCCTCACGCAACCATTGATTTTGTTTTCAGTACAACAAATGCTGGAAAGCCGCTTTCTGTAGCGCACCATGATTTACTCGGTGATATCGAAATGAATTTTACTGATACCGTAAATCCAAACGTGAACGTAGTTTTCTTGTGTTTAGGTCATGGAAAATCAAAATCATTTTTAGAACAAAATCAATTTGCAAGTCATACTAAAATTATTGATTTGGGTAATGATTTCAGATTGACAAAAGACAAAGAATTCAATGAAAAGTCTTTTGTTTATGGTTTACCTGAATTGAACAAATCAGCCATTAAAAACGCTCAATTTATAGCTAATCCAGGTTGTTTTGCAACAGCAATTCAACTGGCATTATTGCCTTTGGCGAAAGCCGGAATACTCACAACTGACGTTCATATCAATGCTACAACAGGAAGTACGGGAGCCGGAGTAACCCCTTCAGAAACAACACATTTTAGCTGGAGATCAAACAACATGTCACATTACAAAGCTTTTGAACACCAACATCTAGGGGAAATAAACCAAAGTGTCCACCAATTGCAAGCGGATTACGCAAACGAATTGATTTTTGTACCCAACAGAGGTGATTTTGCCAGAGGAATATTCGCCACATTATACACAACAATCGAAGATAGTCTGGAAGATTTAGTAGCAAAATATGAGACTTATTACCAAGACCAACCTTTTGTTACGGTTACTACCACAGGAATCAACATGAAACAAGTGGTGCAAACCAATAAATGCATTATTAGTTTAATGAAAAAAGGAAACCGGTTATTGATAACTTCAGTAATCGATAATTTAACAAAAGGAGCTTCAGGACAAGCCATACAAAACATGAATTTAATGTTTGGATTAGATGAAACCACAGGATTGCATTTGAAACCATCCGGATTTTAA
- a CDS encoding argininosuccinate synthase yields MKKVVLAYSGGLDTSYCLKYLKNEKGFEVHTVLVDTGGFTAEELESITTRAYELGSAKHTNLTIVDKYYDKAIKYLIFGNVLKNNTYPLSVSAERVFQAIEAIKYAKSVGASAIAHGSTGAGNDQIRFDLIFQTIAPEIEIITPIRDLKLSRQEEVDYLAKNGVSYSWEKAQYSINKGLWGTSVGGKETLTSHQALPSEAYPSQLVKEGAEKVTLEFEKGELVAINGIKDKPSANIVTLEKLANAYAIGRDIHVGDTIIGIKGRVGFEAAAPLIIIKAHHLLEKHTLGKWQQYWKEQLGNWYGMLFHEGQFLDPVMRNIETFLQDTQHTVNGKVTVTLKPYHFSLDGIESENDLMNTSFGQYGEMNNAWTSDDAKGFIKILGNAQNIFSSVNNETYE; encoded by the coding sequence ATGAAAAAAGTAGTATTAGCATATAGTGGAGGTCTTGATACTTCCTACTGCCTGAAATATTTAAAAAACGAAAAAGGTTTTGAAGTTCACACCGTACTAGTAGATACTGGTGGATTTACCGCTGAAGAATTAGAAAGCATAACAACAAGAGCGTATGAACTTGGAAGTGCAAAGCACACCAATCTTACCATTGTAGATAAGTATTATGATAAAGCCATCAAGTATTTAATTTTTGGAAATGTATTAAAAAACAATACCTATCCACTTTCTGTAAGTGCTGAACGTGTTTTTCAAGCTATCGAAGCCATTAAATATGCAAAATCTGTTGGCGCAAGTGCCATTGCACACGGAAGTACTGGCGCTGGTAATGACCAAATTCGTTTTGATTTAATTTTCCAAACCATCGCACCCGAAATTGAAATCATCACTCCTATTCGAGATTTGAAATTATCAAGACAGGAAGAAGTAGATTATTTAGCTAAAAACGGAGTTTCATATTCTTGGGAAAAAGCACAATATTCTATTAACAAAGGGTTATGGGGAACAAGTGTAGGCGGGAAAGAAACTTTAACATCGCATCAAGCGCTACCTAGCGAAGCTTATCCTTCTCAATTGGTAAAAGAGGGCGCAGAAAAAGTAACCTTAGAATTTGAAAAAGGAGAATTAGTAGCTATAAATGGCATTAAAGACAAACCTTCGGCTAATATTGTTACTCTTGAAAAACTGGCTAATGCCTACGCAATAGGTAGAGACATTCACGTAGGTGATACCATTATTGGCATTAAAGGAAGAGTAGGTTTTGAGGCTGCCGCACCTTTAATTATCATCAAAGCACACCATTTATTAGAGAAACACACACTAGGAAAATGGCAGCAATACTGGAAAGAACAACTCGGCAACTGGTACGGAATGCTGTTTCATGAGGGGCAATTTCTTGATCCTGTGATGAGAAATATCGAAACTTTTTTGCAAGACACCCAACATACTGTCAACGGAAAAGTGACCGTTACACTAAAACCCTATCATTTTTCGCTTGACGGAATCGAATCTGAAAATGATTTAATGAATACGAGTTTTGGACAATACGGAGAAATGAACAATGCATGGACTTCTGATGATGCCAAAGGATTTATCAAAATTCTTGGTAATGCTCAAAACATATTTTCATCGGTAAATAATGAAACATACGAATAA